One window from the genome of Bdellovibrio sp. NC01 encodes:
- a CDS encoding MBL fold metallo-hydrolase, translating into MANSLKPHYGKQGFLNNYNREPRASVLKWQWERLTKDKPEEAPYVPQIVKTDVNALQQASGDRLTWIGHSSALLQLDGVRVLMDPVFSERVSPFSFIGPKRQGELPFQLQDLPPIDVVIISHNHYDHLDLATLKSLEKRDPGKTLFLVGLGNKKLLEDEGIRNVKELDWWDNFFVKGLTLTFTPTQHWSNRGLFDSNQTLWGSWFITTEKFKFFFAGDTGYSKDFQDIYRKFGAVDVALLPIGSYEPRWFMKQNHVDPAEAVQMHKDLHAKLSIAIHWGSFRLSDEAIDAPPALLNEELKKANVLDSSFRVLKRGEILNLEQM; encoded by the coding sequence ATGGCCAATTCATTAAAGCCTCACTACGGCAAACAGGGCTTCCTTAACAATTACAACCGCGAACCCAGGGCGAGCGTCTTAAAATGGCAATGGGAGCGTTTAACCAAAGACAAACCCGAAGAAGCCCCATACGTTCCGCAAATCGTGAAGACTGATGTGAATGCCTTGCAACAAGCTTCGGGCGATAGGCTTACGTGGATTGGGCATTCCTCGGCATTATTGCAGCTTGATGGTGTGCGCGTTTTGATGGACCCAGTGTTTTCAGAAAGAGTTTCGCCTTTTTCTTTTATCGGACCTAAGCGTCAAGGAGAGTTGCCATTTCAACTGCAAGATCTGCCACCCATTGATGTCGTGATTATTTCGCACAATCACTATGATCACCTGGATCTTGCGACTTTAAAGTCACTCGAAAAGCGTGATCCAGGGAAAACGTTATTTCTTGTGGGGCTGGGGAACAAAAAACTTTTAGAAGACGAAGGCATTCGTAATGTCAAAGAGTTGGACTGGTGGGACAATTTTTTTGTCAAAGGGTTGACGCTGACCTTCACTCCGACACAACATTGGAGCAATCGCGGATTGTTCGATAGTAACCAGACATTGTGGGGCAGTTGGTTCATCACCACAGAAAAGTTTAAATTCTTTTTTGCAGGTGACACCGGGTACTCAAAAGATTTTCAGGATATCTATCGGAAATTTGGCGCTGTTGATGTCGCTTTGTTACCCATCGGTTCGTATGAGCCTCGTTGGTTCATGAAGCAGAATCACGTCGATCCGGCGGAAGCAGTGCAGATGCATAAAGACTTGCACGCGAAGCTTTCTATTGCGATTCACTGGGGCAGTTTTCGTTTAAGTGATGAAGCCATAGATGCGCCACCAGCTCTGTTAAACGAAGAGCTGAAAAAAGCGAATGTGTTAGACAGTTCTTTTCGTGTTTTAAAGCGCGGCGAGATTTTGAATTTGGAGCAGATGTAG
- a CDS encoding RtcB family protein has protein sequence MPVYTNLTTSHVPVKLWTPSEEIESQALKQLQNTASLPFVFKHVAAMPDVHLGIGATVGSVVATKGAVIPAAVGVDIGCGMIAARLNVEPDRILHDLDRLRATIENAIPVGHESNRSLTKSVESWKGWKNIPESVLNMRLKEKASLQLGTLGGGNHFIEVCVDEQGSVWVMLHSGSRNVGKSLAEAHIRNAKSEIKNLAVKLPDPDLAYYVEGTKDYDAYMRDLEWAQSYALENREEMFRRVLNAISYHIGMHGAEIPYSLKVNCHHNYATKEVHYGENVLVTRKGAVRAQQGDLGIIPGSMGARSYIVRGKGNPESFNSCAHGAGRRMSRSEAKRRFTVADLKKQTEGVECRKDQHVVDEIPAAYKDIDQVMNNQNDLVEVVAILKQVLCVKG, from the coding sequence ATGCCAGTCTATACGAACCTTACTACATCTCATGTTCCAGTGAAATTGTGGACGCCAAGTGAAGAGATTGAGTCTCAAGCATTAAAGCAACTTCAGAACACGGCATCGTTGCCATTCGTCTTCAAACACGTTGCAGCTATGCCTGATGTTCACTTGGGAATTGGTGCGACAGTGGGAAGCGTCGTTGCAACGAAAGGCGCTGTCATTCCTGCTGCGGTGGGCGTGGACATTGGTTGTGGTATGATTGCGGCACGTTTGAACGTAGAGCCTGATCGCATTTTACATGACCTGGATCGTTTGCGAGCAACAATCGAAAATGCAATTCCAGTGGGTCACGAATCGAATAGATCCCTTACAAAATCTGTTGAAAGTTGGAAAGGGTGGAAGAATATTCCCGAGTCTGTGCTGAACATGCGCTTAAAAGAAAAAGCGTCATTGCAGTTAGGCACACTGGGAGGAGGAAATCACTTCATCGAAGTTTGCGTGGATGAGCAAGGCAGTGTGTGGGTGATGTTGCATTCAGGCTCGCGCAATGTTGGTAAATCTTTGGCGGAAGCCCACATTCGTAACGCGAAATCGGAAATTAAGAATCTTGCAGTGAAGCTTCCTGATCCTGATCTTGCTTATTATGTCGAAGGCACAAAAGACTATGATGCTTACATGCGCGATCTTGAGTGGGCACAAAGTTATGCTCTTGAAAATCGTGAAGAGATGTTTCGTCGTGTGTTAAACGCCATCTCTTATCATATCGGAATGCACGGTGCGGAAATTCCGTATTCCTTGAAGGTGAATTGTCACCACAACTATGCGACTAAAGAAGTTCACTATGGCGAAAATGTTTTAGTGACTCGTAAAGGCGCGGTACGTGCCCAGCAGGGCGATCTAGGTATCATTCCCGGCTCGATGGGTGCAAGAAGCTACATCGTGCGCGGCAAAGGCAATCCCGAGTCGTTTAATAGCTGTGCGCACGGCGCGGGAAGAAGAATGTCGCGTTCGGAAGCCAAACGACGATTTACAGTTGCCGATCTTAAGAAACAAACCGAAGGTGTTGAATGTCGCAAGGACCAACACGTTGTCGATGAAATTCCAGCGGCCTACAAAGACATTGATCAAGTGATGAACAACCAAAACGATCTGGTCGAAGTGGTTGCAATCTTAAAACAAGTTCTATGTGTAAAAGGCTAA
- a CDS encoding ABC transporter substrate-binding protein, translating into MNSRGRIHFFLALASASIIGVSAQAKLRILTENWPPISYEEKGAAKGMAVELVQAIQKDLGNKSSIEVVPWARGYKLLQTSPNTMLFTLIRNPEREKMFTMLGPVARGNTTVFSLTKPQRHFKDIEVMKAKATVAVTRGTAFESAARKEEYKNILDVRDTEMALRLLLAGRVDLICDDSLAIRDALTRLKIDHHEINSVKELAEYNLYLGFSPGTDATEITAWKKSLETLKKNGQFASIYKKWLGEMKPPSRVEVIYPLDKLQRAAKESSSLHSARN; encoded by the coding sequence ATGAACTCACGCGGGCGAATTCACTTTTTTCTAGCACTAGCCTCTGCATCGATTATCGGAGTTTCAGCGCAGGCAAAACTGCGCATCCTAACAGAAAACTGGCCACCGATTTCTTATGAAGAAAAAGGGGCAGCGAAAGGAATGGCCGTTGAACTGGTGCAAGCTATACAAAAAGACCTTGGAAACAAATCTTCCATCGAAGTCGTTCCATGGGCTCGCGGCTACAAGCTTTTGCAAACGTCTCCTAATACAATGCTTTTCACATTGATTCGCAATCCCGAGCGCGAAAAAATGTTTACGATGTTAGGTCCTGTCGCGCGCGGAAACACAACTGTCTTTTCGCTGACGAAACCTCAACGTCACTTCAAGGATATTGAGGTGATGAAAGCCAAGGCAACCGTTGCGGTCACTCGCGGTACCGCTTTTGAAAGTGCAGCTCGCAAAGAGGAGTACAAAAATATTCTTGACGTTCGCGACACCGAAATGGCTTTACGTTTGTTACTCGCTGGCCGGGTCGACTTGATTTGCGACGACAGCTTGGCTATTCGCGATGCACTGACACGTTTAAAAATAGATCATCACGAAATCAATTCGGTGAAGGAACTCGCCGAGTACAATCTTTATTTAGGTTTTTCTCCAGGCACTGATGCCACAGAAATCACTGCTTGGAAAAAATCTTTAGAGACTTTGAAAAAGAACGGACAGTTCGCAAGCATTTATAAAAAATGGCTTGGTGAAATGAAGCCACCTTCACGTGTTGAAGTAATATATCCATTGGATAAACTGCAGCGAGCGGCAAAGGAAAGTTCATCCCTTCACTCTGCTCGCAATTGA
- a CDS encoding NADH:flavin oxidoreductase/NADH oxidase, whose protein sequence is MNSLLFSPLKLRSLTLKNRIAVSPMCQYSAKDGVPNSWHMVHLGSRAVGGAGLIIVEATGVSPEARISPGDLGLWNDQQTESFKPIVSFIKENGAVAGIQLAHAGRKASTDVPWRGGKGLTPQQEGWQTLAPSAISYSDKYTMPKEMSTDEIEQMIQDFCSATQRAINAGFQVIELHFAHGYLMHQFLSPLSNHRHDQYGGTLENRMRMPLKVVEEVRKVMPSDMPLLVRISATDWAEGGWDLDQSLIFCQELKTRGVDLIDCSSGGLTGAQKIAVGPHYQVPFAEAVKKEADILTGAVGLITDPEAAEQILTSGKADLVLLARELLRDPYWPLHAAKKLGVEITWPPQYERAK, encoded by the coding sequence ATGAATTCACTCCTGTTTTCACCACTTAAACTTCGCAGTCTTACTCTTAAAAATCGCATCGCGGTTTCTCCGATGTGTCAGTACTCCGCGAAGGATGGCGTGCCTAATTCTTGGCATATGGTGCACTTGGGTTCCCGTGCCGTCGGCGGAGCTGGATTGATTATTGTTGAGGCAACTGGCGTTTCACCCGAAGCACGCATCAGTCCAGGGGACTTGGGTCTTTGGAACGATCAACAGACCGAAAGCTTTAAGCCCATCGTTTCATTTATCAAGGAAAACGGAGCTGTCGCAGGGATTCAGCTTGCACATGCCGGAAGAAAAGCATCAACCGACGTTCCATGGAGAGGTGGCAAGGGTCTGACGCCTCAACAAGAAGGTTGGCAAACTCTCGCACCGAGTGCGATTTCTTATTCCGACAAATACACGATGCCTAAAGAGATGAGCACGGATGAGATCGAACAAATGATCCAGGATTTCTGTTCTGCGACTCAACGAGCGATTAATGCCGGATTCCAAGTCATCGAATTGCACTTTGCGCACGGTTATTTAATGCACCAATTCCTTTCGCCCCTATCAAATCATCGCCATGATCAATATGGCGGCACTTTAGAAAATCGCATGCGTATGCCTTTAAAAGTGGTCGAGGAAGTGCGCAAAGTTATGCCGTCTGATATGCCCTTGCTTGTGCGCATCTCTGCAACAGACTGGGCCGAGGGTGGCTGGGATTTAGATCAAAGCCTGATTTTCTGCCAAGAGTTGAAAACCCGCGGCGTAGATCTTATTGATTGTTCTTCGGGCGGTTTGACGGGCGCACAAAAAATAGCTGTGGGTCCTCACTACCAAGTGCCATTCGCAGAAGCCGTTAAAAAAGAAGCTGACATTTTGACCGGAGCTGTGGGACTTATCACTGATCCCGAGGCCGCTGAACAGATTCTCACTTCGGGAAAAGCGGATCTTGTATTACTTGCGCGCGAATTATTACGAGATCCCTACTGGCCATTGCATGCCGCGAAAAAACTCGGCGTAGAAATAACTTGGCCACCTCAATATGAAAGAGCAAAATAG
- the mtgA gene encoding monofunctional biosynthetic peptidoglycan transglycosylase, translating to MKPLWIRLVRFFLTASLVFVIGSVGSVLFYRFVPVFVTPLMLIRSAQSVFSGSLVGIEKEWVPLSEISPSMQKAVLKAEDARFFEHNGFDFDAIEKAMKYNKTHKKVKGASTISQQTAKNVFLWPSRDWVRKGLEAYFTVLIEAVWPKERIMEVYLNVIEMGPGVYGVEAASQRYFKKSAKNISASQASLVAAVLPNPRRFRIDRPSNYVVKRQHRILYRVSPPLPTAQVDEKQSLLDFIDLKFDNDDEGESKN from the coding sequence ATGAAACCTCTTTGGATCCGTTTAGTTCGCTTCTTTTTAACTGCCTCTTTGGTCTTCGTGATCGGCAGTGTCGGATCTGTTCTGTTTTACCGATTTGTCCCAGTCTTCGTTACTCCACTGATGCTTATTCGTTCAGCACAATCTGTCTTTAGCGGCAGTCTTGTCGGCATTGAAAAAGAGTGGGTGCCTTTATCTGAAATTTCTCCGTCCATGCAAAAGGCTGTCTTGAAAGCGGAAGACGCCCGCTTTTTTGAACACAACGGTTTTGACTTCGATGCCATCGAAAAAGCGATGAAGTACAACAAGACCCACAAAAAAGTGAAAGGTGCCAGCACCATATCTCAGCAAACGGCGAAGAATGTCTTCTTGTGGCCGTCACGGGACTGGGTTCGCAAAGGACTTGAAGCTTACTTCACAGTCTTGATTGAAGCAGTTTGGCCTAAAGAGCGCATCATGGAAGTTTATCTGAACGTGATCGAAATGGGCCCTGGCGTTTACGGGGTGGAAGCCGCTTCGCAAAGATACTTTAAAAAGAGTGCGAAAAATATTTCCGCATCACAAGCGTCCTTAGTCGCGGCGGTCTTACCGAATCCACGTCGCTTCAGAATTGATCGTCCTTCCAATTACGTCGTGAAAAGACAGCATCGCATTTTATACCGTGTCAGTCCGCCGTTACCGACCGCACAGGTGGATGAAAAACAATCGCTCTTAGATTTTATAGATTTGAAATTTGATAACGATGATGAAGGGGAGAGTAAAAACTAA
- a CDS encoding metallophosphoesterase — MAVVLVAGGCAEFKGSPFTDILTESKRNWNATNIAKIQNLGLTDHFKIALISDTHSNYNDLRDVINVLNARSDIDFVIHVGDFTNQGYNYEYDYFIEAMEKMKKPFVVVIGNHDSVGKGPSLYRQAFGSENFTIEFAKTKFIFANNNRLDFIDEGWNAQWLENQVQNSQAKYENLIVVHHVDATNPYYFNEKSISDFNRLYADDGVNWVINGHLHTFNITEHSNYKQLTVPRVENGQYNVMEFNAGGTNVWYCQLRKCEQVSR; from the coding sequence TTGGCAGTTGTTTTAGTTGCAGGAGGATGTGCTGAGTTCAAGGGTTCACCCTTCACGGATATTCTCACAGAATCAAAACGCAACTGGAACGCAACCAACATCGCAAAAATTCAGAATCTAGGTTTAACGGATCATTTTAAGATCGCACTGATTTCAGATACACATTCGAATTATAACGATCTTCGTGACGTGATTAATGTGCTTAATGCTCGAAGCGATATCGACTTCGTCATTCATGTTGGTGACTTCACGAACCAAGGTTACAATTACGAATACGACTACTTCATTGAAGCGATGGAAAAAATGAAAAAGCCGTTTGTGGTTGTGATCGGCAATCATGATTCTGTGGGCAAAGGTCCGTCGCTGTATCGTCAAGCATTTGGCTCTGAAAACTTCACGATTGAATTTGCGAAGACGAAATTTATTTTCGCCAACAACAATCGTTTGGATTTTATTGACGAAGGTTGGAATGCACAGTGGTTAGAAAACCAAGTGCAGAACAGCCAGGCGAAGTACGAGAATCTGATCGTCGTTCATCACGTCGATGCGACGAATCCGTATTACTTTAATGAAAAATCAATTTCTGATTTCAACAGACTCTATGCTGATGACGGTGTGAACTGGGTGATCAATGGTCATCTTCACACCTTCAACATCACAGAGCATTCGAATTACAAGCAGTTGACCGTACCAAGAGTCGAAAACGGCCAATACAACGTGATGGAATTCAACGCGGGAGGCACAAATGTTTGGTACTGCCAATTGCGCAAGTGTGAACAAGTTAGTCGTTAG
- the aspA gene encoding aspartate ammonia-lyase, which produces MEQFRIEKDLLGELKVPAVAYYGIHTLRAIQNFEISGKTIGEDALFVRGLALTKKATALANMELGTIPKDVGHLIVKACDEILKNPKAWGAQFPSDVFQGGAGTSVNMNANEVIANIALELHGLEKGRYDVIHPNDHVNKCQSTNDAYPTAFRVALYEHLNEVIKAVGVLAEAFEAKGVEFKKVLKMGRTQLQDAVPMSLGQEFNAFATLLKEDSRLLKTVQKLILEVNLGATAIGTGVNAPEGYAPLAVKKLAEVTGYDFVQSEDLIEATSDCGAYIIISGALKRTAVKLSKICNDLRLLSSGPRAGLKEINLPELQAGSSIMPAKVNPVIPEVVNQVSFKVIGNDLAITLAAEAGQLQLNVMEPVIASSIFESISLLTNACYNLKSKCVDGITANKERCREYVMNSIGIVTYLDPIIGHAEGDLIGKICAQTGKSVAEVALERGVVTQAQLDEIFSDENLLNPKYLGKRHN; this is translated from the coding sequence ATGGAACAATTTAGAATTGAAAAAGACTTGTTAGGCGAATTGAAAGTTCCGGCCGTAGCATATTATGGGATTCACACCCTTCGTGCGATTCAAAATTTCGAGATCTCTGGAAAGACGATCGGGGAAGATGCCTTGTTTGTTCGTGGCTTGGCCCTGACGAAAAAAGCAACTGCGCTTGCGAATATGGAGCTTGGAACAATCCCTAAAGACGTTGGCCACTTGATTGTGAAAGCGTGCGATGAAATTTTAAAAAATCCCAAAGCGTGGGGCGCACAATTTCCTTCGGATGTTTTCCAAGGTGGCGCTGGCACTTCGGTAAACATGAATGCCAATGAAGTGATCGCAAATATTGCGTTGGAACTTCATGGCTTGGAAAAAGGCCGTTACGATGTGATTCATCCCAATGATCACGTCAACAAATGCCAATCGACGAACGATGCTTATCCGACGGCCTTCCGTGTGGCTTTGTATGAACACTTGAATGAAGTGATCAAAGCCGTTGGCGTTTTAGCAGAAGCGTTCGAAGCAAAAGGTGTCGAATTTAAAAAAGTTTTGAAAATGGGTCGCACGCAGTTGCAAGATGCGGTTCCAATGTCATTGGGTCAAGAATTCAACGCCTTTGCCACATTGTTGAAAGAAGACAGCCGTCTTTTGAAGACCGTGCAAAAACTAATTCTTGAAGTGAATCTTGGTGCCACAGCAATCGGCACGGGTGTGAATGCGCCTGAAGGTTACGCTCCATTAGCTGTTAAGAAGCTGGCAGAAGTGACTGGTTATGATTTCGTACAATCGGAAGATTTGATTGAAGCGACAAGTGACTGCGGTGCTTACATCATCATCTCAGGTGCATTGAAACGTACGGCAGTGAAGCTTTCAAAAATTTGCAACGACTTGCGTTTGTTAAGTTCAGGTCCACGCGCAGGTTTAAAAGAAATCAACTTGCCAGAGCTACAAGCGGGTTCGTCTATTATGCCGGCAAAAGTAAATCCGGTGATTCCAGAAGTTGTGAATCAAGTGTCTTTCAAAGTGATCGGCAATGATCTTGCGATTACTTTGGCCGCTGAAGCAGGGCAGTTGCAATTGAATGTTATGGAGCCCGTAATTGCATCCAGCATTTTCGAATCTATTTCGCTTCTGACAAACGCTTGCTACAACTTAAAATCAAAATGTGTCGATGGTATTACGGCGAACAAAGAACGCTGTCGTGAATACGTGATGAATTCTATCGGGATCGTGACGTATCTTGATCCTATCATCGGTCACGCTGAAGGAGATTTGATCGGCAAGATCTGTGCGCAAACTGGAAAGAGTGTGGCAGAAGTTGCGCTCGAAAGAGGAGTCGTCACGCAAGCACAGCTTGATGAGATTTTCTCAGATGAAAATCTTCTGAATCCGAAATATCTCGGCAAACGTCACAACTAG
- a CDS encoding glycosyltransferase family 39 protein produces MHPIIASGHKAVYDRVLTFLSRRNSPVLAAYWKQRSLSQKVTIVFILTLIFRLFFSTTVGLIDDETYHWSWAKSLQLSYFDHPGMIAWLEAVSTAIFGDTYFGVRLPSFLCMTGTLVLLYKLTKDLFDEYAAIAVGFVILWSPFWGFGGYVASPEPPFMLCFVAAAYVFWQGVREDAQRWSTKKTWLWLGVIMGLGLNSKFIIALIAPGFGLYLLATPSRRRDLLTIWPWVGFLIATVLCTPIFAWNVIHDWPGFRYQFHDRHEGGGGINIGRWFGFFGAQLLFLTPFLYVLVVLTFINSFLKRTEARWRFLFCMTLPSLAVFYPQPLFADFKPHWSGAAYTLLLIGAGAIWSQGMTWGSRQVVKPRSKVFTRGILAFFIPLAILSYAPFVYPWVPAAFHFFAPKAEWKTTYDFSNEFTGWEELGDFVNRRQREIHAETGHKPFLSALRYETTAQTTWGTKQKIYMLNSTVSNYTVMQPVEEMKNLEGQDAIVVTTEKYDHDPLKYAKFDSCNKEELKTYRHGVHSRTFNVYLCKNFQGIIYSPGEVPPSARH; encoded by the coding sequence ATGCACCCAATTATTGCCAGTGGTCACAAGGCAGTTTACGACAGAGTTTTGACATTTTTAAGTAGGAGAAACTCACCCGTGTTGGCAGCTTATTGGAAGCAAAGAAGCTTATCGCAAAAAGTCACAATCGTATTCATCCTGACTTTAATCTTCCGTCTTTTCTTCAGCACAACTGTCGGCCTGATCGATGACGAGACTTATCACTGGTCATGGGCAAAAAGCCTGCAACTTTCTTATTTCGATCACCCCGGTATGATCGCATGGCTTGAGGCCGTATCGACTGCAATCTTCGGCGATACTTATTTCGGAGTGCGCTTGCCAAGTTTCTTGTGCATGACCGGCACTTTGGTTCTTTTGTACAAACTTACAAAAGATTTGTTTGATGAGTACGCCGCGATCGCTGTGGGCTTCGTGATCTTGTGGTCACCGTTCTGGGGCTTCGGCGGTTATGTTGCTTCACCAGAGCCACCATTCATGTTGTGCTTCGTTGCAGCTGCTTACGTATTCTGGCAAGGAGTGCGCGAAGATGCCCAACGCTGGAGCACAAAGAAAACTTGGCTGTGGCTAGGTGTGATCATGGGCTTGGGATTAAATTCAAAGTTCATTATCGCATTGATTGCTCCAGGTTTTGGTTTGTACTTACTGGCAACCCCTTCACGTCGTCGCGATTTGTTGACGATCTGGCCGTGGGTTGGTTTTTTAATCGCAACTGTTTTGTGTACGCCGATCTTTGCTTGGAATGTGATTCATGACTGGCCGGGTTTCCGTTATCAATTCCATGATCGTCACGAAGGCGGCGGTGGCATCAACATCGGTCGCTGGTTTGGATTCTTTGGCGCGCAGTTGTTGTTCTTAACGCCGTTCTTGTATGTGCTGGTGGTTTTAACATTCATCAACTCGTTCCTAAAACGCACGGAAGCTCGCTGGAGATTCTTGTTCTGCATGACTCTTCCATCATTAGCTGTGTTTTATCCACAACCCTTGTTCGCGGATTTCAAACCGCACTGGAGTGGTGCCGCTTACACATTGTTGTTGATTGGTGCTGGCGCCATTTGGTCGCAAGGTATGACGTGGGGATCGCGCCAAGTCGTTAAACCTAGAAGCAAAGTTTTTACTCGCGGTATTCTTGCTTTCTTTATTCCACTGGCGATTCTTTCTTATGCTCCGTTTGTCTATCCATGGGTGCCAGCCGCATTCCATTTCTTTGCACCAAAAGCAGAATGGAAAACGACTTACGATTTCAGTAACGAATTCACAGGCTGGGAAGAGCTTGGCGATTTCGTCAATCGTCGTCAGCGCGAAATTCACGCGGAAACAGGTCACAAACCTTTCTTGTCTGCCCTTCGTTATGAAACGACGGCGCAAACAACTTGGGGCACAAAACAAAAGATTTACATGTTGAATTCAACAGTCAGTAACTACACAGTTATGCAACCTGTTGAAGAAATGAAAAATCTTGAAGGCCAAGATGCGATCGTCGTGACAACTGAAAAGTATGATCACGATCCGTTGAAGTACGCGAAGTTCGACTCTTGCAATAAAGAAGAACTTAAGACTTACCGTCATGGCGTTCATTCGCGCACATTCAACGTTTATTTGTGCAAAAACTTCCAGGGCATCATCTATAGCCCGGGCGAAGTTCCACCGTCAGCACGTCACTAA
- a CDS encoding DUF1214 domain-containing protein yields MLKVVVAALSVVSLLSACQSEQKKEAKAQSEKSGTNIALAKAGLSEKDVTDAYVYLMSRYFVIRQERLDVAEKNLGYNKIKYIPTGQTSAPNPNLDSTNVEAWIAVDEKTCQILNIPKIKGRYYTAQVMDEWAGIIANINERTLPQHPNGKFAFCLKEGPPTAKDMVRINLPSNKAKLVARIEGQDAEAVRLQKLFKLTRNTETDVEPAQKIPMFANENLLQVEAFEYPIVETVLRSAPDSMKAAQDLQAKVRAVAQYASQSDVNKKQIDTLIEEKSVPQFRRFVADIGVKNNGWSSTAPYKDGFGEDYWFRTATTFGTIWWNEAKEVVYFKAEKDRDDRVMNGTNTYLVHFDKGALPKDVSGGFWSLTILGVPDSKVVTNAYKRYQLNSKSNLTYGRDGSLTLVVGDQPRINIPRTNWIPGPREKLFSMNLKIYAPKESVLNGTWTAPSIVQIEGLDIQKTSQR; encoded by the coding sequence ATGCTGAAGGTGGTTGTTGCGGCTCTGTCGGTTGTGAGTTTATTGAGTGCCTGTCAAAGCGAACAAAAAAAAGAGGCTAAAGCTCAATCAGAAAAATCGGGAACAAACATCGCTCTTGCGAAAGCCGGGTTGTCTGAAAAAGACGTGACCGATGCTTATGTATACTTGATGTCTCGTTACTTCGTGATTCGTCAAGAGCGCCTGGATGTGGCAGAGAAAAATCTTGGCTACAATAAAATTAAGTATATTCCGACGGGACAAACCTCCGCTCCGAATCCAAATTTGGATTCGACGAACGTTGAAGCGTGGATTGCCGTTGATGAAAAGACATGCCAGATCTTAAACATTCCCAAAATCAAAGGTCGTTATTATACCGCGCAAGTGATGGACGAGTGGGCAGGGATCATTGCAAACATTAACGAACGAACGCTCCCACAACATCCCAACGGCAAATTTGCATTTTGCCTGAAAGAGGGTCCACCGACTGCGAAAGATATGGTGCGCATCAACCTGCCTTCGAATAAAGCGAAACTTGTCGCGCGTATCGAGGGACAAGATGCCGAAGCGGTGCGTTTGCAGAAATTGTTTAAGCTGACTCGTAATACAGAAACAGATGTGGAACCCGCGCAAAAGATTCCGATGTTCGCGAATGAAAATCTTTTGCAGGTGGAAGCTTTCGAATATCCGATTGTTGAGACGGTTTTAAGAAGTGCGCCTGATTCAATGAAGGCCGCGCAAGACTTGCAAGCCAAAGTGCGCGCGGTCGCGCAGTACGCTTCACAAAGTGATGTGAACAAAAAACAGATTGATACCTTGATCGAAGAAAAATCAGTGCCGCAATTTCGTCGTTTTGTCGCCGACATCGGGGTTAAAAACAATGGCTGGAGTTCGACGGCTCCGTACAAAGATGGATTTGGCGAAGACTATTGGTTCAGAACCGCGACAACCTTCGGTACGATCTGGTGGAATGAAGCGAAAGAAGTCGTGTACTTTAAAGCTGAAAAAGATCGCGATGATCGCGTGATGAACGGGACGAATACTTATTTAGTGCATTTTGATAAAGGCGCATTGCCTAAAGATGTAAGTGGCGGTTTCTGGTCTTTAACTATTTTAGGAGTGCCGGATTCAAAAGTCGTCACAAACGCCTATAAACGCTATCAGTTGAACAGTAAAAGCAACCTTACTTATGGCAGGGATGGATCACTAACGTTGGTTGTGGGCGATCAGCCACGCATTAACATCCCAAGAACAAATTGGATTCCGGGCCCGCGAGAAAAATTATTTTCGATGAATTTAAAAATTTATGCGCCGAAGGAGTCAGTGTTGAACGGAACTTGGACGGCGCCTTCGATTGTACAAATCGAAGGCCTTGATATCCAAAAGACCTCGCAACGCTGA